A single region of the Coleofasciculus chthonoplastes PCC 7420 genome encodes:
- a CDS encoding DUF3531 family protein yields MQVEFREYNPFDLWIWLEFATVPSPMEKDYIEELFNSWFYLGKLGGFDAENLQVQETGVDISYMDYDDRETDSTLMALMHNQGDFDYQGTWGRCWFDLGTSDAIALDVLINALKQLSKEYVHIERLIIGGENEDWPTKSRQDSLFYESQDNGRVG; encoded by the coding sequence ATGCAGGTAGAGTTTCGCGAGTATAACCCATTCGATTTGTGGATTTGGCTAGAGTTTGCCACTGTTCCTTCCCCCATGGAAAAAGATTATATTGAAGAGTTATTCAATTCCTGGTTTTATCTGGGGAAATTGGGCGGATTTGATGCGGAGAACCTGCAAGTGCAGGAGACGGGTGTGGATATTAGCTACATGGACTATGATGACCGAGAGACAGACAGCACCCTCATGGCGCTGATGCATAATCAAGGAGACTTTGATTATCAGGGAACCTGGGGGCGCTGCTGGTTTGACTTAGGCACATCCGATGCGATCGCACTCGATGTTCTGATCAATGCCCTGAAGCAACTGTCTAAAGAATATGTTCACATCGAACGACTCATAATCGGTGGTGAGAATGAAGATTGGCCCACAAAAAGCCGCCAAGATTCCCTGTTTTATGAGTCCCAGGATAACGGGCGAGTGGGTTAA
- a CDS encoding PAS domain S-box protein, producing the protein MSAIDYHPLTVTPDTCLIHVIALLNPGTHACPFPDGTGSFASTYSEGIDESCVLVIENGQLVGVITLRDLVQIVAERSPLENLPVAEVMTQPVITLKQSELRDGFKMLNLFECHGIRHLPIVNDDNQVVGVVTPESLHHAMPSMELLKRRRVADVMTPEIINITPTNSVLTVAQRIAEHGVNYVVICEQQENSHTEPSPLSKSVDSRPFFVPLGIITERDIIQFQALELDLNLPAYTLMSFPLLCVNPEESLWTAHQKMQQWRVQQLGVCSHQGELLGMVTQTSILQTLDSAQLYHFIQDLQQQLHQQRQIISSLHAENWHLRQNRDEGAGEAGRAGEAGGAGGAGEAGGAGGAGKIWDQVTPMELRECQQTQGILQTLNRILKTLSESHRILMSATQESELFQKICRLIVEVGAYQGAWVGLTTDDMCQTVQPVAGFEALKKAEDRKDQTEEFELNNSENKQYLERFVMPEFNPFSGESPVDSVLQTGQPIVCRHIQTDPKFTPWRSHALQQGYGALIVLPLQVKDQPLGVLTIYAVNSGSFAPEEVQLLKELANDLASGIEGLRTRLAREQAEAELCQLNQELESRVQQRTAQLQQEIQEREGIEASLQQEFDLLSRVMETSPVGIIWVNPQGQIMLINHQAEQILGLKSEKICPDYQDKLTWYNQDESGDLIKYKQLPFWHLVKTNQAVNNLHYTIERDDGRRVLLSINGTSLFNQTGQLKGVVFAIDNVTERVKAEEELRQSEERFRTVANFTYDWEYWLNPDGQFLYVSPSCERITGYCADDFIQNASLLESIIYPEDREKFVRHGCATAVTQRVSGIDFRILTKTGELRWISHICQSVHSAEGRWLGIRASNRDITERKQAEEALRESEKRFRSMFNQVAVGIVQATLSGQFLWFNQKFTDLVQYSAEELQKKTCKDITHPDDVDQELTCLNQLLAGEIDTFSREKRYIRKDGSEVWVNLSGSLIRNSQGEPKSYIAVVQDISDRKQAQATLQRLNQQLTGRVNELGSRNREMVLLGDLSDFLQACLTVDEAYQAIATLVAPLFPGSSGGVFVINPSENWVEAMATWGTALASQTLFSPKSCWALRRGRPHLVTQPQSGLRCPHIHSDSSPLESFCVPMMAQGKALGILYISSPQLGQLTEAKQRLALTVAEHLALSLANLKLRETLSQQSIRDALTGLFNRRYMEESLEREIHRAQRHQRPMGIIMLDIDHFKHFNDTFGHEAGDAVLRELGIFLQRSIRASDIACRYGGEELMLILPDASLADTKQRAEQIRHDVKGLQIEYHHKLLDAIAISVGVAAFAEHGSTAQELIAAADRALYQAKAQGRDRVVTASS; encoded by the coding sequence ATGTCTGCGATTGACTACCATCCGCTGACGGTTACACCAGACACCTGTCTGATCCATGTCATCGCACTCCTAAATCCAGGAACCCACGCCTGCCCATTCCCCGATGGGACAGGATCTTTTGCTTCAACTTATAGCGAGGGTATAGATGAAAGCTGTGTCTTAGTTATAGAAAACGGGCAGTTAGTCGGAGTGATAACGTTGCGAGATTTGGTTCAAATTGTAGCGGAGAGAAGTCCTCTAGAAAATCTTCCTGTTGCTGAAGTGATGACTCAACCAGTGATTACGCTGAAGCAATCCGAGTTGCGGGATGGTTTCAAAATGCTGAATTTATTCGAGTGCCATGGTATTCGTCACTTACCCATTGTCAATGATGACAATCAAGTGGTAGGAGTTGTCACACCTGAGAGTTTGCACCACGCTATGCCATCAATGGAACTATTGAAAAGGCGTCGAGTAGCAGACGTCATGACACCTGAGATCATTAACATTACCCCCACGAACTCTGTACTAACAGTAGCGCAACGAATAGCAGAGCATGGAGTTAATTATGTCGTCATTTGTGAACAACAGGAAAATAGCCATACAGAGCCAAGCCCGTTGTCAAAATCAGTAGATTCAAGACCATTTTTTGTTCCACTTGGTATCATTACTGAACGAGATATTATCCAATTTCAGGCATTGGAACTCGATTTAAACTTGCCAGCTTATACACTGATGAGTTTTCCCCTATTGTGTGTGAATCCAGAAGAGTCGTTATGGACAGCTCATCAGAAAATGCAGCAGTGGCGAGTGCAGCAATTAGGAGTCTGTAGTCATCAAGGAGAACTATTGGGTATGGTTACTCAAACCAGTATTCTACAAACTCTTGATTCAGCCCAGTTGTATCACTTTATTCAAGACTTACAGCAGCAACTGCATCAACAGCGTCAAATCATTTCCTCACTCCACGCTGAAAATTGGCATCTGCGACAAAATAGGGATGAGGGAGCTGGGGAAGCTGGGAGAGCTGGGGAAGCTGGGGGAGCTGGGGGAGCTGGGGAAGCTGGGGGAGCTGGGGGAGCTGGGAAAATTTGGGATCAAGTGACCCCCATGGAACTGAGGGAGTGCCAACAAACGCAAGGGATTCTGCAAACTTTAAACCGTATCCTCAAAACCCTCAGTGAATCCCACCGAATATTGATGAGTGCTACCCAGGAATCTGAGTTGTTCCAGAAGATTTGTCGTCTGATTGTAGAGGTAGGGGCGTATCAGGGGGCTTGGGTTGGCTTGACAACTGACGATATGTGCCAAACAGTGCAGCCTGTAGCTGGATTTGAAGCGTTAAAGAAGGCAGAAGACAGAAAAGATCAGACGGAAGAGTTTGAACTAAATAATTCTGAAAATAAGCAGTATCTAGAACGATTTGTTATGCCTGAGTTTAACCCATTCTCAGGTGAATCTCCTGTTGATAGCGTTTTGCAAACTGGACAACCGATAGTTTGCCGCCATATTCAGACTGATCCAAAGTTTACACCCTGGCGATCGCACGCCTTACAACAAGGGTATGGGGCGTTGATTGTTCTACCGTTACAGGTTAAAGATCAACCATTGGGTGTGTTAACTATTTATGCCGTGAACTCCGGATCATTTGCGCCGGAAGAGGTGCAGTTATTGAAAGAATTAGCGAATGATTTAGCCTCTGGTATTGAGGGGTTACGCACCCGCCTTGCCCGTGAACAAGCCGAAGCTGAATTATGTCAGTTAAATCAAGAACTCGAAAGTCGGGTACAACAGCGCACGGCTCAACTTCAACAGGAAATTCAGGAACGTGAAGGGATAGAAGCGTCATTACAGCAAGAGTTTGATCTATTATCCCGTGTTATGGAAACCAGTCCTGTGGGGATCATTTGGGTAAATCCTCAGGGACAAATTATGCTGATTAACCATCAAGCGGAACAGATTTTAGGTCTAAAGTCGGAAAAGATTTGCCCAGATTATCAAGATAAGCTGACTTGGTACAATCAGGATGAGTCAGGGGATTTAATTAAGTATAAACAGTTACCGTTCTGGCATTTAGTAAAAACCAATCAGGCGGTTAATAACCTACACTATACCATTGAACGAGATGATGGGCGGCGAGTATTACTGTCAATTAACGGAACATCTTTATTTAACCAAACGGGTCAGTTAAAGGGTGTCGTATTTGCGATCGATAATGTCACGGAGCGAGTAAAAGCAGAGGAGGAACTGCGACAGAGCGAAGAACGATTTCGGACGGTTGCTAACTTTACGTATGACTGGGAATATTGGCTGAACCCGGACGGTCAGTTTCTCTATGTGTCTCCTTCCTGTGAACGGATTACCGGGTATTGTGCCGATGATTTTATCCAGAATGCTAGTTTATTAGAGTCGATTATCTATCCAGAGGATCGAGAAAAATTTGTCCGACATGGGTGTGCCACGGCGGTAACTCAGAGGGTGTCAGGAATTGATTTTCGTATCCTAACTAAAACCGGAGAGTTGCGTTGGATCTCTCATATTTGCCAATCTGTACATAGTGCTGAGGGGCGTTGGTTGGGGATACGAGCCAGTAATCGGGATATTACCGAACGCAAACAAGCTGAGGAAGCGTTGCGAGAGAGTGAGAAACGTTTCCGGAGTATGTTTAATCAAGTGGCTGTCGGCATTGTTCAAGCGACGTTATCGGGTCAGTTTCTGTGGTTTAATCAAAAGTTTACCGACTTAGTGCAGTATAGTGCAGAGGAACTGCAAAAGAAGACGTGCAAAGACATTACTCACCCCGATGATGTTGACCAGGAACTCACTTGTCTGAATCAGTTATTGGCAGGAGAAATTGACACCTTTTCCCGTGAAAAACGCTATATTCGTAAAGATGGATCTGAAGTGTGGGTGAATTTAAGTGGGTCGCTGATCCGCAATAGTCAGGGTGAACCGAAATCTTATATTGCTGTAGTGCAAGATATCAGCGATCGCAAACAGGCACAAGCGACGTTGCAGAGGCTGAATCAGCAACTAACAGGGCGGGTGAATGAACTGGGTAGCCGCAACCGAGAAATGGTGTTACTCGGCGACTTGAGTGACTTTCTCCAAGCCTGTTTAACGGTTGATGAGGCATATCAGGCGATCGCGACTTTGGTTGCTCCCTTATTTCCTGGGAGTTCAGGGGGAGTGTTTGTCATTAATCCCTCTGAGAATTGGGTAGAAGCCATGGCGACTTGGGGAACCGCTTTGGCGAGTCAGACGCTGTTTTCGCCGAAATCGTGTTGGGCATTACGTCGGGGACGCCCCCATTTGGTAACCCAGCCTCAATCCGGTTTACGTTGTCCCCATATTCATTCGGATAGTTCTCCTTTAGAATCCTTTTGTGTGCCAATGATGGCACAGGGAAAAGCGTTAGGAATTTTATATATTAGTTCGCCACAACTGGGACAATTGACCGAGGCAAAACAACGGTTAGCTTTAACGGTAGCGGAACATTTAGCTTTGTCGTTAGCGAATTTGAAATTACGAGAAACGTTGTCTCAACAAAGTATTCGAGATGCACTGACTGGGCTATTTAATCGGCGTTATATGGAAGAGTCTCTAGAGCGGGAAATTCATCGAGCGCAGCGTCATCAGCGACCGATGGGGATTATTATGTTGGATATTGATCATTTTAAACATTTTAACGACACCTTTGGTCATGAAGCGGGGGATGCGGTGTTACGAGAATTAGGCATATTTTTACAACGAAGTATTCGGGCGTCGGATATTGCCTGCCGTTATGGGGGTGAGGAATTAATGCTAATTTTGCCCGATGCTTCACTGGCTGATACTAAGCAACGGGCGGAACAAATTCGCCACGATGTTAAGGGTTTGCAGATCGAGTATCACCATAAACTCTTAGATGCGATCGCGATTTCTGTAGGGGTGGCGGCATTTGCTGAACATGGTTCCACGGCACAGGAACTGATTGCGGCGGCGGATCGGGCGCTTTACCAGGCTAAAGCCCAAGGGCGCGATCGCGTGGTTACAGCAAGTAGCTAA
- a CDS encoding serine/threonine-protein kinase translates to MEQPIASGTILQARYHLIRVLGQGGFGRTYLAEDLNRFKELCVLKELIPPQTEAYTFEKSKELFQREATTLYQIKHPQVPEFRATFEEDGRFFLAQDYVEGKTYRELLNERLEQLAGNSTSSTEAVGIPTPPQNTPLGNPVFSEAEVKQLLQQLLPVLEHIHTKGIIHRDITPDNIILRQGDQLPVLIDFGVVKELATRLQSPDMATPATTVGKLGYAPSEQIQTGKSYPSSDLYSLAVTAVVLLTGKEPRELLDNTQLTWNWQRWVTVSDDLTRILNRMLSYRPGDRYPSATDVLQALQSPPPPAASTPEPDANVSGMATVAVGRRPEPQTPPARPPAQSEPVIPEPSNDSIWEKPGMVVAIGAALAVIAGLGSWAIANRLKQEPTPPETIVESPSPLPTETESPSPSPSPSPREYSQTLDLSPGRELSIERRLQPNAIVNYQIQAEEGQTLEAFIPTEGVYMTLLGPDDQPVSDRATRVQQWRGQLPYTGEYTIQLSLIPELPETEYQLNLDLTEAPEPTPSPTESPSPSPSPSPSPSPSPSPSPSPSPSPTYETERLIIPEGEQAIQFQGQTAPQRVKRYRVNVESNQQLAVEVIQGDVTLNIRNPNGQLIEDASNISFWQAQLPQGGNYIIDVIAQKPSNFTLGVSLTNP, encoded by the coding sequence ATGGAACAACCGATCGCCTCTGGAACTATTCTGCAAGCCCGTTACCACTTGATCCGAGTTCTGGGTCAAGGGGGATTCGGTCGAACTTACCTGGCGGAAGACCTGAATCGGTTTAAAGAACTGTGTGTGCTCAAAGAATTGATTCCGCCTCAGACTGAAGCCTATACGTTCGAGAAGTCCAAAGAACTGTTCCAACGGGAGGCAACCACCCTCTATCAAATCAAACACCCGCAAGTGCCGGAATTTCGAGCCACGTTTGAGGAGGATGGGCGGTTTTTCTTGGCACAAGACTACGTTGAGGGGAAAACCTATCGCGAGTTACTCAATGAGCGCCTAGAACAGCTAGCTGGCAATTCCACATCCAGCACGGAAGCCGTAGGGATTCCCACACCGCCTCAAAATACACCTCTGGGAAACCCCGTCTTCTCCGAAGCTGAAGTTAAACAGCTACTCCAGCAATTATTGCCCGTATTAGAACATATTCACACTAAGGGGATCATCCACCGCGATATTACTCCCGATAATATTATTCTGCGCCAGGGCGACCAACTCCCGGTATTAATTGATTTTGGTGTGGTCAAAGAACTCGCTACCCGTTTGCAGTCGCCGGATATGGCAACCCCAGCCACAACGGTTGGCAAACTGGGTTATGCTCCCAGCGAACAAATTCAAACCGGAAAATCCTATCCCAGTAGTGACCTCTATTCCCTAGCGGTTACTGCCGTGGTGCTACTGACAGGCAAAGAACCCAGGGAGTTACTGGATAATACCCAGTTAACCTGGAACTGGCAACGATGGGTGACAGTGAGTGACGACCTTACCCGGATTCTGAACCGGATGCTAAGTTACAGACCGGGCGATCGCTATCCATCTGCAACAGATGTATTACAAGCGCTGCAATCTCCACCTCCCCCAGCCGCCTCTACGCCAGAACCAGACGCCAACGTTTCCGGGATGGCAACCGTAGCCGTAGGACGACGTCCGGAACCGCAGACACCACCCGCGAGACCACCCGCGCAATCTGAACCTGTGATTCCTGAACCGAGTAATGACTCGATTTGGGAAAAGCCTGGGATGGTTGTGGCAATTGGTGCAGCACTTGCCGTGATTGCAGGGTTGGGTTCTTGGGCAATTGCGAATCGATTAAAACAGGAACCGACTCCCCCAGAAACCATTGTGGAGTCTCCGTCTCCTTTGCCCACGGAAACTGAATCTCCCTCACCTTCACCTAGTCCTAGTCCCCGCGAATATAGTCAAACTCTGGATTTGTCTCCTGGTAGAGAACTGTCTATTGAACGAAGATTACAGCCCAATGCTATTGTTAACTACCAGATTCAGGCAGAAGAAGGTCAGACGTTGGAGGCGTTTATTCCCACGGAAGGGGTATATATGACCCTCCTCGGACCCGATGATCAACCAGTGAGCGATCGCGCCACACGGGTGCAGCAATGGCGAGGTCAACTTCCCTATACCGGAGAATACACGATTCAATTAAGTTTAATTCCGGAACTTCCAGAAACTGAGTACCAACTCAATTTAGACTTAACCGAAGCCCCCGAACCCACACCTTCGCCAACGGAAAGTCCATCTCCATCTCCATCGCCTTCTCCGTCTCCATCCCCATCCCCATCTCCATCCCCATCCCCATCTCCCTCTCCCACTTACGAAACCGAACGACTGATCATTCCTGAAGGAGAACAGGCAATTCAGTTTCAAGGTCAAACCGCACCGCAACGGGTCAAACGGTATCGCGTCAACGTGGAATCCAATCAGCAGCTAGCGGTAGAAGTTATTCAAGGTGATGTCACCTTAAATATCCGCAATCCCAATGGTCAGTTAATCGAAGATGCCTCAAACATCAGCTTTTGGCAGGCACAATTGCCTCAAGGGGGCAACTATATCATTGATGTGATTGCCCAAAAACCCAGCAATTTCACCTTAGGTGTCAGTCTAACCAACCCTTAG
- a CDS encoding M20 family metallopeptidase yields MVVTSSTPPTVDGSEIRREIRTLESQLVEWRRRLHQHPELGFTEHLTARFVSQKLQEWGIEHQTGIAQTGIVATIEGDRMGPVLAIRADMDALPIQEENNVPYRSQHDGIMHACGHDGHTAIALGTAFYLSQHRQDFAGTVKFIFQPAEEGPGGAKPMIEAGVLKNPDVDAIIGLHLWNNLPLGTVGVRHGALMAASERFQCKILGKGGHGAMPHQTLDAIVIGTQVVNALQTIVARNVDPIESAVVTVGMFQAGTAFNVIADSAKMSGTVRYFNPQLAGYFSQRIEQVIAGICQSHGAQYELDYQPLYPPVINNSQIAELVRSVAEEVVETPTGIVPECQTMGGEDMSFFLEAVPGCYFFLGSANPSKDLAYPHHHPRFDFDETVLAMGVELFVRCVEKFCQ; encoded by the coding sequence ATGGTTGTTACCTCTTCTACCCCCCCTACCGTAGACGGATCTGAGATCCGACGTGAGATTCGCACCTTGGAATCTCAGCTTGTCGAGTGGCGGCGGCGCTTGCACCAGCACCCGGAATTAGGGTTTACTGAACACCTGACGGCTAGATTTGTTTCCCAAAAGTTACAGGAGTGGGGAATTGAGCATCAAACGGGTATTGCCCAAACTGGGATCGTTGCTACAATCGAGGGCGATCGCATGGGTCCGGTGTTAGCGATTCGGGCAGATATGGATGCTTTGCCGATTCAGGAAGAAAACAATGTCCCTTATCGATCGCAACATGATGGAATTATGCACGCTTGCGGTCATGATGGACATACCGCGATCGCATTAGGTACGGCGTTCTATCTTTCCCAACACCGTCAAGACTTTGCGGGAACCGTCAAGTTCATCTTCCAACCCGCTGAAGAAGGACCCGGCGGCGCTAAACCGATGATTGAGGCTGGCGTCTTAAAAAATCCCGATGTGGATGCTATTATTGGGCTACATTTGTGGAACAATTTGCCCCTAGGAACTGTTGGCGTTCGCCATGGTGCTTTAATGGCAGCAAGCGAGCGATTTCAGTGTAAAATTTTAGGCAAGGGGGGACATGGGGCAATGCCACATCAAACCCTAGACGCGATCGTCATTGGCACTCAAGTGGTCAACGCCTTGCAAACCATTGTGGCTCGTAATGTTGACCCAATTGAATCAGCCGTGGTTACGGTGGGAATGTTTCAAGCTGGTACAGCGTTTAATGTCATTGCTGATAGCGCCAAAATGAGCGGCACAGTGCGCTATTTTAATCCGCAATTGGCAGGGTATTTCAGCCAGCGTATCGAGCAAGTGATTGCAGGTATTTGTCAAAGTCACGGGGCGCAGTATGAACTCGACTACCAGCCGCTTTATCCGCCTGTAATCAACAACTCACAGATAGCCGAATTGGTGCGATCCGTAGCTGAAGAAGTCGTCGAAACCCCTACAGGAATCGTACCCGAATGCCAAACCATGGGCGGGGAAGATATGTCATTTTTCCTAGAGGCTGTACCGGGTTGCTATTTCTTTTTGGGATCAGCGAACCCCAGTAAAGATTTAGCCTATCCCCATCACCATCCCCGGTTTGATTTTGATGAAACTGTGTTAGCAATGGGAGTAGAACTATTTGTTCGCTGTGTGGAAAAATTCTGCCAGTAA
- the bioD gene encoding dethiobiotin synthase, with the protein MTQTLLITGTNTDAGKTVLTTALAAYWQTYYPQKRLGIFKPMQTGTGDWEHYHQQFNLDQTPQEIAPLQFSHPVAPPVAAEREGRSIELKGVWQALNRLQQQRDVVLVEGLGGLGSPVTHELTVADIARDWKLPSVIVVPVALGAIAQSVATVALARQSGVHLKGIVLNCVQPRSAEEIADWTPIQLIQSLTQVPILGILPHLADPTDLSKLAQVASELELERLF; encoded by the coding sequence ATGACCCAAACATTACTAATTACGGGTACAAATACCGATGCGGGTAAAACAGTATTAACCACGGCTCTCGCCGCTTATTGGCAAACCTATTATCCGCAAAAACGGCTGGGAATTTTCAAGCCGATGCAAACGGGAACCGGGGATTGGGAACATTATCACCAGCAATTCAACCTGGATCAAACCCCTCAAGAGATTGCCCCGTTACAATTTAGCCACCCTGTCGCCCCACCAGTCGCGGCGGAACGGGAAGGACGATCGATAGAATTAAAAGGAGTCTGGCAGGCATTGAATCGCCTCCAGCAGCAACGGGATGTTGTTTTAGTAGAAGGACTAGGGGGACTGGGTTCACCTGTAACCCATGAGTTAACCGTGGCGGATATCGCCAGAGATTGGAAATTACCGAGTGTCATTGTGGTGCCAGTGGCACTGGGCGCGATCGCACAAAGCGTAGCAACTGTCGCCTTAGCGCGTCAGTCGGGCGTTCACCTCAAAGGAATTGTCCTCAATTGTGTTCAGCCTCGTTCAGCAGAAGAGATTGCTGATTGGACTCCCATTCAGTTGATTCAGTCACTGACACAGGTTCCCATTTTAGGCATCCTGCCCCACTTAGCTGATCCCACTGATCTGAGCAAATTGGCTCAAGTGGCATCTGAGTTAGAACTAGAGCGATTGTTCTAA
- a CDS encoding excalibur calcium-binding domain-containing protein encodes MQPFGKAALWVLSVFFLLFGLILVAIHPPAALMALLIGIVLLPPMVGFIDHPSYPLVRWIITAIAFALLIILTPPEDAQVQQVQTPIQTPSPTQPSPSPSPLPSPSPSPSPSPSPSLSPQTLVQTPNNQPLEFEKYLRVSGGELGCDRITDSQGLQWHVGYLRVNEQEYSINGAGSQLGLIPPIDEVWKEEAFKTDPTGALDFQLRLEEAVENVCISKYPDTATRSDWQKQRQVLGLSPSNRANQPVSTPQTTPANLPACATSDCNCEDFKTQAEAQAVFDEFASSGDIHRLDQNNNGVACESLP; translated from the coding sequence ATGCAACCTTTTGGAAAAGCAGCGCTTTGGGTTTTATCAGTCTTTTTTCTTCTGTTTGGACTAATTCTAGTTGCCATACACCCACCCGCCGCTTTAATGGCGCTGCTGATTGGTATTGTTTTATTACCACCGATGGTCGGGTTCATTGATCATCCATCATACCCTCTCGTCCGTTGGATCATCACGGCGATAGCTTTTGCCCTTCTCATAATCCTGACTCCTCCCGAAGACGCCCAAGTACAGCAGGTGCAAACCCCAATCCAAACCCCATCACCCACTCAGCCAAGTCCATCACCGAGTCCATTACCGAGTCCATCACCGAGTCCATCACCGAGTCCATCACCAAGTCTATCACCACAAACTCTAGTCCAAACACCAAACAATCAGCCATTAGAATTTGAGAAGTACCTGAGAGTTTCTGGTGGTGAGTTGGGATGCGATCGCATTACGGATTCTCAAGGATTGCAGTGGCATGTTGGATATTTGAGGGTTAATGAACAAGAGTATTCCATAAACGGTGCAGGCTCTCAACTTGGATTAATACCACCCATTGATGAGGTGTGGAAAGAAGAAGCGTTCAAAACTGACCCCACAGGGGCGTTAGATTTCCAGCTTCGCTTAGAGGAAGCGGTGGAAAATGTTTGCATTTCTAAGTACCCCGATACAGCTACCCGTTCTGATTGGCAAAAGCAGCGTCAAGTTCTGGGTTTATCCCCGTCAAACCGGGCGAACCAGCCAGTATCCACTCCCCAAACTACACCAGCCAACCTACCCGCCTGTGCGACTAGTGATTGCAACTGTGAAGACTTCAAAACCCAAGCCGAAGCCCAAGCTGTTTTTGACGAATTTGCCTCTAGTGGTGATATCCATAGACTCGACCAGAATAATAATGGGGTAGCGTGTGAATCCTTACCGTGA
- a CDS encoding ribose-phosphate pyrophosphokinase: MSRSATLTLQPTLPLIADNNRLRLFSGSANVPLAQEVARYLGMDIGPMVRKRFADGELYIQIQESIRGCDVYLIQPSCHPVNDNLMELLIMIDACRRASARQITAVIPYYGYARADRKTAGRESITAKLVANLITEAGANRVLAMDLHSAQIQGYFDIPFDHVYGSPVTLDYLASKQLPDLVVVSPDVGGVARARAFAKKLDDAPLAIIDKRRQAHNVAEVMNVIGDVKGKTAVLVDDMIDTAGTIAAGAKILRQEGARQVYACATHAVFSPPAIERLSGGLFEEVIVTNTIPVAQDNYFEQLTVLSVANLLGETIWRIHEDSSVSSMFR, from the coding sequence GTGAGCCGTTCTGCAACGTTAACGCTTCAGCCTACGCTGCCGCTAATCGCGGATAATAATCGTCTCCGACTGTTTTCTGGGTCTGCTAATGTTCCACTAGCACAAGAAGTTGCTCGCTATTTGGGCATGGACATTGGACCAATGGTTCGCAAACGATTTGCCGATGGCGAGTTATACATCCAAATTCAAGAATCCATTCGTGGGTGCGACGTTTACCTAATTCAGCCGAGTTGCCATCCGGTAAACGATAACCTGATGGAATTGCTGATTATGATCGACGCCTGTCGGCGAGCATCCGCACGGCAGATTACTGCTGTTATTCCATACTACGGTTATGCCAGAGCCGATCGCAAAACCGCCGGACGTGAATCAATTACCGCTAAGTTAGTGGCGAATTTGATTACTGAGGCGGGCGCGAACCGGGTATTAGCCATGGATTTACACTCTGCCCAAATTCAAGGATATTTCGATATTCCATTCGATCATGTCTACGGTTCTCCAGTAACCTTGGACTATCTGGCGAGCAAGCAATTACCTGATCTGGTGGTTGTTTCCCCTGACGTGGGTGGCGTAGCTAGAGCCAGGGCTTTTGCCAAAAAGCTGGATGATGCGCCCTTAGCCATTATTGACAAGCGACGGCAAGCGCATAATGTGGCAGAGGTTATGAACGTGATTGGAGATGTCAAGGGCAAAACGGCTGTTTTGGTAGACGACATGATTGACACAGCGGGAACGATTGCTGCGGGTGCCAAGATTTTGCGTCAAGAGGGAGCTAGACAAGTGTATGCTTGTGCCACTCATGCCGTTTTTTCGCCACCTGCGATTGAACGCCTCTCCGGTGGGCTCTTTGAAGAAGTGATTGTCACCAATACAATTCCAGTTGCTCAAGACAATTACTTTGAGCAGCTTACGGTGCTTTCAGTCGCTAACTTGTTGGGAGAAACCATCTGGCGTATTCATGAAGACAGTTCAGTCAGCAGTATGTTTCGGTGA